In one window of Tenacibaculum mesophilum DNA:
- a CDS encoding Sau3AI family type II restriction endonuclease, whose translation MNKGYNIYSAKSIINFAKKLKAQSLRQACGSEIEKHGYKGKGNFGQILEKFYFGYEPNSDAEPDFKEAGIELKSSPLKILKNKEYRSKERLVLNIINYLEVHKENFENSSFWKKNAHLLLVFYLHDKDLDLLDYIIKLVDDWKYPNEDLKIIKHDWETINQKIKDGKAHELSEGDTFYLGACTKGSTALKSYRDQPFNKEKAKQRAYSLKQGYVNHIIANIAQEETAVYGKIIEQPEILDVLQSIEDVVISKFQPFYGKSAEQIEQELGLELNSKAKSYFANLTNAILGLKLGQKIEEFEKADIQVKTIRLKENNLPKEDISFPTFEYQKLIETDWEDSDFKNILESKFFFVFYQFEGDNLILRKVKFWNMSYSDIIEAKSVWDKMKTTISKGKIVKEVTNKGIRKTYFPKKTENRISHVRPHARNADDTYNLPVADKLTGLIEFTKHCFWLNASYVKDEIYGK comes from the coding sequence ATGAATAAAGGATACAATATATATTCTGCAAAGTCAATAATAAACTTTGCCAAGAAATTAAAAGCACAATCTTTAAGACAAGCTTGTGGTTCTGAAATTGAAAAACACGGTTATAAAGGAAAAGGAAATTTTGGTCAAATATTAGAGAAGTTTTATTTTGGTTATGAGCCAAATTCAGATGCTGAACCTGACTTTAAAGAAGCAGGAATAGAGCTTAAATCAAGTCCTTTAAAAATCTTAAAAAATAAAGAATATCGCTCAAAAGAAAGGCTTGTTTTAAATATCATCAACTATCTTGAAGTTCACAAAGAAAACTTTGAGAATAGTTCGTTTTGGAAAAAAAATGCTCATTTGCTTTTAGTCTTTTATCTGCACGACAAAGATTTAGATTTACTTGACTACATAATTAAATTGGTTGATGATTGGAAGTACCCTAATGAAGATTTGAAAATTATCAAACACGATTGGGAAACAATTAATCAAAAAATAAAAGACGGAAAAGCGCACGAATTATCGGAAGGAGATACTTTTTATCTTGGAGCTTGTACAAAAGGTTCTACAGCCTTAAAATCCTATCGTGACCAACCTTTTAATAAAGAAAAAGCTAAACAAAGAGCCTATTCACTTAAACAGGGTTATGTAAATCATATAATTGCTAATATCGCTCAAGAAGAAACTGCGGTTTATGGAAAGATAATTGAACAGCCTGAAATCCTTGATGTACTTCAATCAATTGAAGATGTTGTAATTTCTAAGTTTCAACCTTTTTACGGAAAATCAGCAGAACAAATTGAACAAGAGTTAGGTTTAGAATTAAACTCAAAAGCTAAAAGCTATTTTGCAAATCTTACTAATGCTATTCTTGGACTTAAACTCGGGCAAAAAATTGAAGAGTTTGAAAAAGCTGACATTCAAGTAAAAACTATTCGTCTTAAAGAAAATAATTTACCTAAAGAAGATATTTCATTTCCAACTTTTGAATATCAAAAATTAATTGAAACAGATTGGGAAGATTCTGATTTTAAAAACATTCTGGAAAGTAAATTTTTCTTTGTTTTCTATCAATTTGAGGGAGATAACTTAATATTAAGGAAAGTAAAGTTTTGGAATATGTCATATTCAGATATTATAGAAGCTAAATCTGTTTGGGATAAAATGAAAACAACCATTTCAAAAGGAAAAATTGTAAAAGAAGTAACAAACAAAGGTATTCGAAAGACCTATTTCCCGAAGAAAACGGAAAATAGAATTAGCCACGTTAGACCACACGCAAGAAATGCAGACGACACTTATAATTTACCAGTTGCCGACAAACTAACAGGGTTAATCGAATTTACAAAACATTGTTTTTGGTTAAATGCGAGTTACGTAAAAGATGAAATTTATGGGAAATAA
- the pepE gene encoding dipeptidase PepE, with protein sequence MKKLLIASTSTVHGSGYLAYILPTLTNFFKEASTILFIPYARASGKTYDEYTEIARKAFATIDKKVVGIHEFDNPKEAVQQAEAIFTGGGNTFELVNQLYKNDILSDLTTAVENGTPYLGTSAGSNICGVTMMNTNDMPIVYPPSFKTLGFIPFNINAHYLDPNPDSTHMGETRETRIKEYHVFNETPVLGLREGSWLEVNGDSIILRGTYTARLFKQGKEAEELATNTEVSQYF encoded by the coding sequence ATGAAAAAACTACTTATAGCTAGCACATCTACCGTTCATGGTAGTGGATACCTAGCATATATTTTACCAACCTTAACTAACTTTTTTAAAGAAGCCTCTACCATATTATTTATACCGTATGCACGAGCAAGCGGAAAAACCTACGATGAATATACTGAAATAGCTCGTAAGGCTTTTGCTACTATTGATAAAAAAGTTGTAGGTATCCATGAGTTTGATAATCCGAAAGAAGCTGTTCAGCAAGCGGAAGCTATTTTTACAGGAGGAGGTAATACGTTTGAATTGGTAAATCAACTATATAAAAACGATATACTTTCTGATTTAACTACAGCGGTTGAAAACGGAACTCCGTATTTAGGTACCAGTGCAGGAAGTAATATTTGTGGAGTAACGATGATGAATACGAACGATATGCCTATTGTGTATCCACCAAGTTTTAAAACCTTAGGGTTTATTCCGTTTAATATCAACGCACATTATTTAGACCCAAATCCAGATTCTACGCACATGGGTGAAACGCGTGAAACACGCATTAAAGAATATCATGTATTTAATGAAACACCAGTGCTAGGGTTACGTGAAGGTAGCTGGCTAGAGGTTAACGGAGATTCAATTATATTAAGAGGAACTTACACCGCACGTTTATTTAAACAAGGAAAGGAAGCTGAGGAGTTAGCCACAAATACAGAGGTTAGCCAGTATTTTTAA
- a CDS encoding JAB domain-containing protein has product MDIKLTEQEKIKILNSDDIYGIMQKILLRESKIDQNREHFWVIGLANNNRILFIELISLGTINATLVEPMEVFSLALQKRAVKIILCHNHPSGELTPSDNDKNLTDRLIQVGIIVNTHVIDHLIISDKSYLSFADVGLLQELAKSTKYVPKYVLEQRLKKEASEIAEKNKAIEIAKSLKRKGVDTSTIADSTGLTIEEVEKLRVRRGR; this is encoded by the coding sequence ATGGACATAAAATTGACAGAACAAGAGAAGATAAAAATCTTAAATTCCGATGATATCTACGGAATAATGCAAAAAATATTACTTCGTGAAAGTAAGATAGACCAAAACCGTGAACACTTTTGGGTAATTGGTTTAGCTAACAACAACCGTATTCTTTTTATTGAGTTAATAAGCTTAGGCACTATTAATGCTACTTTGGTAGAACCTATGGAAGTTTTTAGTCTTGCATTGCAAAAAAGAGCTGTAAAAATAATATTATGTCATAATCACCCAAGTGGTGAGTTAACTCCGTCAGACAATGACAAAAACCTAACAGATAGGTTAATACAAGTAGGTATTATAGTAAATACACATGTAATAGATCATTTAATTATTTCTGATAAAAGTTATTTGAGTTTTGCTGATGTTGGTCTTTTACAAGAGTTAGCAAAAAGTACCAAATATGTTCCTAAGTATGTACTGGAACAGCGTCTTAAAAAAGAGGCTTCAGAAATTGCTGAAAAGAATAAAGCAATTGAAATTGCCAAGTCCTTAAAGAGAAAAGGTGTTGATACAAGTACCATTGCAGATTCCACAGGTCTTACCATTGAAGAGGTGGAGAAGTTGCGTGTTAGGAGGGGGAGGTAG
- a CDS encoding carboxypeptidase-like regulatory domain-containing protein gives MIKQLPITLLLLITLGATAQQKRKFVYGTLNDELGAIPNAHIINLNTQQGTFSTDFGKFRILAKPNDTLQISFVGYETQKIKLTHIHFGIQENKITLVKVPFELDEVEVKKHNLIGSLAIDTKQTPKDIGMEKAKKAIDFSMINFQDPIIMPIDEIDKMGVPNMRKVTDPTAKFAGVGGAISLGKDNYSEQLKRTRKTIQFKENFPKMLLSAFGESFFFKELNIPKDKYLHFLEYCNPLEIEKLYKEQQLLKVIAILQQESKSYLKVISN, from the coding sequence ATGATTAAACAACTACCCATCACACTTTTACTACTAATTACTTTAGGAGCTACGGCTCAACAAAAACGAAAATTCGTTTACGGAACTTTAAATGATGAACTTGGTGCTATACCCAACGCTCATATTATCAACCTAAATACCCAACAAGGTACATTTAGTACCGACTTTGGTAAATTTAGAATTTTAGCAAAACCTAACGATACTTTACAAATATCTTTTGTAGGATACGAAACCCAAAAAATTAAGCTTACCCATATTCATTTTGGAATACAAGAAAATAAGATTACCCTAGTTAAAGTTCCTTTTGAATTGGATGAAGTGGAAGTAAAAAAACACAACTTAATAGGTTCACTTGCCATAGATACTAAACAAACACCTAAAGATATTGGTATGGAAAAAGCTAAAAAAGCTATTGATTTTTCTATGATTAATTTTCAAGACCCTATTATTATGCCTATTGATGAGATTGATAAAATGGGGGTTCCTAATATGAGAAAAGTAACTGACCCTACTGCTAAATTTGCTGGTGTTGGAGGCGCAATTAGTTTAGGGAAAGATAATTATTCTGAACAACTAAAAAGAACCCGAAAAACAATACAGTTTAAAGAGAATTTTCCTAAAATGCTCCTCTCAGCATTTGGAGAGTCCTTCTTTTTTAAAGAGCTTAACATACCTAAAGACAAGTATCTTCATTTTTTAGAATATTGCAATCCCCTAGAAATAGAAAAATTATATAAAGAACAACAACTTTTAAAAGTCATTGCTATCTTACAACAAGAAAGTAAGAGCTATTTAAAAGTGATTAGTAACTAA
- a CDS encoding carboxypeptidase-like regulatory domain-containing protein translates to MRKLLLVLFTITTCAITAQNTPKIITGTVFIDSIPTQDVHIINKKLTLGAVSNENGRFEILASENNVLLISHLNLEYKEVTLTKEHIKAKNIVIFVDSKTHMLDEVVLEKQRSILEIDPDILNNAPVVNAKTLKLPYANVIQPKDEKTVKVESGLAISVTGLINTLNGTNKRKKQLKKITVEDRNIEKIRKHFTDGFFIRQLKIKKENINQFLQACISKGIINLYNKDKVLELTAVLIENSKSSPYLLENENIRVTKK, encoded by the coding sequence ATGAGAAAATTGTTACTTGTTCTTTTTACCATAACTACCTGTGCTATAACTGCTCAAAACACTCCTAAAATTATTACGGGTACTGTGTTTATAGATAGTATTCCTACGCAAGATGTACATATTATTAATAAAAAACTAACGCTTGGTGCCGTTTCTAATGAAAACGGACGTTTTGAAATTTTAGCTTCTGAAAACAACGTTTTACTTATTTCTCATCTTAACTTAGAGTATAAAGAGGTTACCCTTACCAAAGAGCATATTAAAGCTAAGAACATTGTAATTTTTGTTGATAGTAAAACGCACATGTTAGATGAGGTTGTGCTTGAAAAGCAAAGAAGTATTTTAGAAATTGATCCCGACATTCTTAACAACGCCCCTGTTGTAAATGCTAAAACCTTAAAACTACCTTATGCCAATGTTATACAACCAAAAGATGAAAAAACAGTAAAGGTAGAATCGGGCTTAGCTATTAGTGTAACGGGACTTATAAATACACTTAACGGAACAAACAAACGAAAAAAACAATTAAAAAAGATTACTGTTGAAGATAGAAATATTGAAAAAATTAGAAAACACTTTACAGATGGCTTTTTTATACGTCAACTAAAAATAAAGAAAGAAAACATCAATCAGTTTTTACAAGCCTGTATTTCTAAAGGAATTATAAACCTGTATAATAAAGACAAAGTATTAGAACTTACGGCTGTTTTAATTGAAAATAGTAAATCATCCCCTTACCTACTAGAAAATGAAAATATAAGAGTTACCAAAAAATAA
- a CDS encoding lipocalin family protein, producing the protein MKKILFVFSISFLLFSCSDSNDLVEISNEDLIGKWNLIDLTSNVTNKFSYQGNTVNSTTAVYGKNYNFSMTFSENPNEYSTEGSLTLVTKTNTNGEVDTQETESSSIMDLESGEWEIKGNKLITKSNGVSSEMIIDSYTENKLVLKQKINETQTVQGVGVKIVGNATVILER; encoded by the coding sequence ATGAAAAAAATACTTTTTGTATTCAGTATCTCTTTTCTTCTATTTTCTTGTTCTGACAGCAATGATTTGGTAGAAATTTCAAACGAAGATCTTATAGGTAAGTGGAACTTAATTGATTTAACCTCAAATGTAACTAATAAGTTTTCTTATCAAGGAAATACTGTTAATAGCACAACAGCTGTTTATGGTAAAAATTACAATTTTTCAATGACCTTTTCTGAGAACCCTAACGAATACTCTACAGAAGGATCTCTTACCCTTGTTACCAAAACAAATACTAATGGAGAAGTAGATACTCAAGAAACAGAATCGAGTTCTATTATGGACCTAGAATCTGGTGAGTGGGAAATTAAAGGAAATAAACTTATTACAAAGAGTAATGGTGTTTCTTCTGAAATGATTATTGATTCATATACAGAAAACAAGCTTGTTTTAAAACAAAAAATAAATGAAACTCAAACAGTTCAAGGTGTTGGAGTAAAAATTGTAGGTAATGCTACAGTTATATTAGAAAGATAA
- a CDS encoding helix-turn-helix domain-containing protein produces MKTLGDTLKCAREEKELILRKVAAEVDIDQSLISKFEKNERKPTMEQLIRLAKFYGLSESELIINWYSEKIADELKYTESTSEILKVAEEKIKYYKTQVNGK; encoded by the coding sequence ATGAAAACATTAGGCGACACTTTAAAATGCGCTAGAGAGGAAAAAGAATTGATACTTCGAAAAGTTGCTGCTGAAGTGGATATTGACCAATCCTTGATAAGCAAATTTGAGAAAAATGAAAGAAAGCCAACAATGGAGCAACTCATTAGACTTGCTAAATTTTATGGACTTTCTGAAAGTGAGTTAATCATTAATTGGTATTCAGAAAAAATTGCGGATGAATTAAAATATACAGAATCTACTTCTGAAATTCTAAAAGTAGCAGAAGAGAAAATCAAATATTATAAAACCCAAGTAAATGGAAAGTGA
- the dcm gene encoding DNA (cytosine-5-)-methyltransferase: MESETLKVAELFAGVGGFRLGLEKSNYKVVWSNQWEPSTKMQHASLVYEARFGKENHSNQDIATVSTNEIPDHDLLCGGFPCQDYSVATTLHNSKGLKGKKGVLWWSIHRILEEKKNKPKYLFLENVDRLLKSPAKQRGRDFAVMLQSLNELGYAVEWRVINAAEYGMPQRRRRVFFIGYHKSTEIYKRLQKAEKIDWLTKEGTIANAFPVNNTNSIQEIELKGDLVEITNNFNKNGKLSPFQNTGLLVNGKVFTTKTEPNYDGERTVLGDILQNGEVTSEFFINENDKPKWEYLKGAKKEKRTTKDGFEYNYSEGGMIYPDALDNASRTIITGEGGKSPSRFKHVVVSDRGLRRLTPVELERLNMFPDNHTKLEGITDTKRAFFMGNALVVGVIEKIGEELYKQINQHSYAE; encoded by the coding sequence ATGGAAAGTGAGACATTAAAAGTAGCTGAATTGTTCGCAGGAGTCGGTGGTTTCCGCCTTGGACTTGAAAAGAGTAACTATAAAGTTGTTTGGAGTAATCAATGGGAACCTTCAACAAAAATGCAACACGCTTCACTAGTTTATGAAGCAAGGTTTGGTAAAGAAAACCATTCAAATCAAGATATTGCAACTGTTTCAACAAACGAAATTCCAGATCATGATTTACTTTGTGGTGGGTTTCCTTGCCAAGATTATTCTGTTGCAACAACATTGCATAATTCAAAAGGATTAAAAGGTAAAAAAGGAGTTCTTTGGTGGTCTATTCACCGAATTTTAGAAGAAAAAAAGAACAAGCCAAAATATCTATTTTTAGAAAATGTAGATAGACTTTTAAAATCACCTGCTAAACAAAGAGGACGTGATTTTGCGGTTATGTTGCAAAGTTTAAATGAACTAGGATATGCAGTAGAATGGAGAGTAATCAATGCAGCTGAATATGGAATGCCACAAAGAAGACGAAGGGTTTTCTTTATTGGTTATCATAAGTCTACAGAAATATATAAAAGGCTTCAAAAAGCAGAGAAAATCGATTGGTTAACAAAGGAAGGAACAATTGCAAATGCTTTTCCTGTTAACAACACAAATTCAATTCAAGAAATTGAACTGAAAGGAGATTTAGTTGAAATAACAAATAATTTTAACAAAAACGGAAAGCTCTCTCCTTTTCAAAATACAGGTTTACTTGTAAATGGTAAAGTCTTCACTACTAAGACAGAGCCAAATTATGATGGTGAAAGAACTGTTTTAGGAGATATCCTACAAAACGGAGAAGTAACATCTGAATTTTTCATTAACGAAAATGATAAACCAAAATGGGAATATCTAAAAGGTGCTAAAAAAGAAAAAAGAACAACTAAAGACGGGTTTGAATACAATTATAGTGAAGGAGGAATGATTTATCCAGACGCTCTTGATAATGCTTCAAGAACAATAATTACAGGAGAAGGCGGAAAATCACCTTCAAGGTTTAAACACGTAGTTGTATCTGACAGAGGTTTAAGAAGATTGACACCTGTTGAATTGGAAAGACTAAATATGTTTCCAGATAATCACACCAAACTTGAAGGAATTACAGATACAAAACGAGCTTTTTTTATGGGAAACGCTTTAGTTGTTGGTGTAATTGAAAAAATAGGAGAAGAACTTTACAAGCAAATTAATCAACATAGTTATGCTGAATAG
- the folD gene encoding bifunctional methylenetetrahydrofolate dehydrogenase/methenyltetrahydrofolate cyclohydrolase FolD encodes MILLDGKKTSADIKEEIALEVAALKANDKKTPHLAAIIVGNDGASLTYVNAKVKACERVGFESTLLRLPEDTTEEELLNEIAILNIDNDIDGFIVQLPLPDHIDEQKVLMAINPDKDVDGFHPMNVGKLALNLPTYISATPFGILELLDRYNIETSGKDVVVIGRSHIVGSPMSILLSQKRKVGNATVTLTHSRTKNLKEVTKRADIIIAAIGIPEFLKGDMVKDDVVIIDVGITRVADPSKKRGFRLVGDVAFNEVKEKASHITPVPGGVGPMTIAMLLKNTLLACERRQEEC; translated from the coding sequence ATGATTTTACTAGACGGTAAAAAGACATCAGCAGACATTAAAGAAGAAATTGCTTTAGAAGTAGCAGCATTAAAAGCAAACGATAAAAAAACACCGCATTTAGCAGCGATTATCGTAGGTAATGACGGAGCTAGTTTAACCTATGTAAATGCAAAAGTAAAAGCTTGCGAACGTGTAGGTTTTGAATCTACTTTACTTCGTCTTCCTGAAGATACTACTGAAGAAGAACTATTAAACGAAATTGCTATTTTAAATATAGATAATGATATTGATGGTTTTATAGTACAATTACCCCTACCCGATCATATTGACGAACAAAAGGTATTAATGGCTATAAACCCTGATAAAGACGTAGACGGTTTTCACCCTATGAATGTTGGTAAGTTAGCCTTAAATTTACCTACGTATATTTCTGCAACTCCTTTCGGAATTTTAGAATTGTTAGACCGTTATAATATTGAAACCTCTGGTAAAGATGTTGTAGTTATTGGTCGTAGTCATATTGTAGGAAGCCCTATGAGTATTTTACTATCTCAAAAAAGAAAAGTAGGAAATGCAACGGTTACCCTTACGCATAGTAGAACAAAAAACTTAAAAGAGGTTACTAAAAGAGCAGATATTATTATAGCTGCTATTGGTATTCCTGAATTTTTAAAAGGTGACATGGTAAAAGACGATGTAGTAATTATTGATGTAGGAATTACTCGTGTTGCTGATCCTTCTAAGAAAAGAGGATTTAGATTAGTAGGTGATGTTGCTTTTAACGAAGTAAAAGAAAAAGCATCTCATATTACACCTGTACCTGGTGGTGTAGGTCCTATGACAATTGCTATGCTCTTAAAAAATACTTTATTAGCTTGTGAGCGTAGACAAGAAGAGTGTTAA